In one Streptomyces venezuelae genomic region, the following are encoded:
- a CDS encoding CsbD family protein, producing MGENAMDKAKGKAKEMMGKASGNDRMAAEGKTDQAKGKAKDAADGMRDKAEGMRDSFREDR from the coding sequence ATGGGCGAGAACGCCATGGACAAGGCAAAGGGCAAGGCCAAAGAGATGATGGGCAAGGCCTCCGGCAACGACCGCATGGCGGCCGAGGGCAAGACCGATCAGGCCAAGGGCAAGGCGAAGGACGCCGCGGACGGCATGCGCGACAAGGCCGAGGGCATGCGCGACTCGTTCCGCGAGGACCGCTGA